In Corylus avellana chromosome ca2, CavTom2PMs-1.0, the following proteins share a genomic window:
- the LOC132173051 gene encoding uncharacterized protein LOC132173051 isoform X3 yields the protein MAKKMHGLDVDPLTDIAICCGQTEAFAAAVFAIIDQGDEVILFDPSYETYEGCITMARGIPVFVALDPPHWTLDPNKLMQSITGRTKAIVLNSPQNPTGKVFTKDALETIAEVCCRRDCLAITDEVYEHITFDNEKHISLASFTGMQERTIITSSLSKTFCVTGWRVGWAIAPAVIASAIKNIHVKITDSAPAPFQEAALTALRSPPEYFESLRRDYELKRDYIVKFLAGVGFKIQFKPQGSFFLFAEIPESCPLSDVEYVTELIKQAGVVAVPGRGFFHKKNFSQEDCSYQNRYIRFAFCKSDATLAAAAQKLGELSEASGCLKFHSFD from the exons TAATCGATCAAGGTGATGAAGTTATACTTTTTGACCCATCGTATGAGACATATGAAGGATGTATTACCATGGCCAGGGGAATCCCG GTGTTTGTGGCACTTGACCCTCCTCATTGGACCTTAGATCCAAACAAACTCATGCAATCTATTACTGGGAGAACGAAAGCTATTGTGCTGAACAG TCCACAGAATCCAACAGGAAAAGTTTTCACTAAAGATGCACTTGAAACTATTGCTGAAGTATGCTGCAGAAGGGACTGCTTAGCTATTACAGATGAA gtaTATGAACATATAACATTTGACAATGAGAAACACATATCCCTCGCCTCATTCACAGGAATGCAAGAGCGGACTATAATTACATCGTCCTTATCAAAAACTTTTTGTGTTACAG GTTGGAGGGTTGGATGGGCAATTGCTCCGGCTGTCATTGCCTCGGCAATCAAAAACATTCATGTTAAAATTACAGATTCTGCTCCAGCACCTTTCCAGGAAGCTGCCTTGACTGCTTTGAGAAGCCCTCCAGAATACTTTGAATCATTGAGAAGA GATTATGAATTGAAAAGAGATTACATTGTCAAGTTCCTTGCTGGGGTTGGTTTCAAGATTCAGTTTAAGCCACAGGGTTCATTCTTTTTATTTGCAGAGATTCCTGAAAGTTGCCCCCTATCTGAT GTAGAATACGTCACAGAATTGATAAAGCAGGCAGGGGTGGTGGCTGTTCCAGGCCGTGGATTTTTTCATAAGAAGAATTTTTCTCAGGAAGATTGTAGCTATCAGAATAGATACATCAGGTTTGCTTTCTGTAAGAGTGATGCCACTTTAGCTGCTGCTGCACAGAAACTTGGTGAGCTTTCGGAGGCTTCAGGGTGTCTCAAGTTTCATTCTTTTGATTGA